Proteins from one Catenuloplanes atrovinosus genomic window:
- the paaC gene encoding 1,2-phenylacetyl-CoA epoxidase subunit PaaC, translated as MSADLALYALGLGDDALIAAQRLGELYASSPEMEEDVALANIALDQLGAARLLLGYAAELTGAGDEDTLAFLRGPAEFRNHVLVELPNGDFAVTVAKLLFLAAWQRPLYARLAASGDERLAGIAATAGLETAYHLDHATQWTVRLGDGTPESHRRMQDAIDRLWPYTRELFVADPVARRLPGIAADPDRAEWTGTVEAALAEATLRVPGEAGVPAGLDGRAGRHTEHLTELLDEMQRLHRAHPGARW; from the coding sequence GTGAGCGCCGACCTCGCCTTGTACGCGCTGGGCCTGGGCGACGACGCGCTGATCGCCGCGCAGCGCCTGGGCGAGCTGTACGCGTCCTCCCCGGAGATGGAGGAGGACGTGGCGCTGGCGAACATCGCGCTGGACCAGCTCGGCGCCGCCCGGCTGCTGCTCGGCTACGCCGCCGAGCTGACCGGCGCCGGCGACGAGGACACGCTGGCGTTCCTGCGGGGACCGGCCGAGTTCCGCAACCACGTGCTGGTCGAGCTGCCCAACGGCGACTTCGCGGTGACCGTCGCCAAGCTGCTGTTCCTCGCGGCCTGGCAGCGCCCGCTCTACGCCCGGCTGGCCGCCTCCGGTGACGAGCGGCTCGCCGGGATCGCGGCCACGGCCGGGCTGGAGACCGCGTACCACCTGGACCACGCCACACAGTGGACGGTCCGGCTCGGCGACGGCACGCCCGAGTCGCACCGGCGCATGCAGGACGCGATCGACCGGCTCTGGCCGTACACCCGGGAGCTGTTCGTCGCCGATCCGGTCGCGCGGCGGCTGCCCGGCATCGCGGCCGACCCGGACCGCGCGGAGTGGACCGGCACCGTCGAGGCGGCGCTGGCCGAGGCGACGCTGCGGGTTCCCGGCGAGGCCGGGGTGCCCGCGGGCCTGGACGGCCGGGCCGGGCGGCACACCGAACACCTGACCGAGCTGCTGGACGAGATGCAGCGGCTGCACCGCGCGCACCCGGGGGCCCGATGGTGA
- the paaD gene encoding 1,2-phenylacetyl-CoA epoxidase subunit PaaD, whose amino-acid sequence MVTALSAAAGVTDPELPFVTIAELGILRAVQVADDGRVTVTITPTYTGCPAVSAIRDDIRAALAGAGYPEVAIETRLSPPWTTEWISADGRRKLADAGVAPPRPALLTISVRCPRCGSPDTEELSRFGSTACTSLWRCRACAEPFPRVKER is encoded by the coding sequence ATGGTGACCGCGCTGTCCGCCGCGGCCGGGGTCACCGACCCGGAGCTGCCGTTCGTGACCATCGCGGAGCTGGGCATCCTGCGCGCGGTCCAGGTGGCGGACGACGGGCGCGTCACCGTGACGATCACGCCGACGTACACCGGCTGCCCCGCGGTGTCCGCGATCCGTGACGACATCCGTGCCGCGCTGGCCGGCGCCGGCTATCCCGAGGTGGCGATCGAGACCCGGCTGAGCCCGCCGTGGACCACGGAGTGGATCAGTGCGGACGGGCGCCGGAAGCTGGCGGACGCCGGGGTCGCGCCGCCCCGCCCGGCGCTGCTGACCATCTCGGTGCGCTGCCCGCGCTGCGGCTCGCCGGATACCGAGGAGCTGAGCCGGTTCGGGTCCACCGCGTGCACGTCGCTGTGGCGGTGCCGGGCGTGCGCCGAGCCGTTCCCGCGGGTGAAGGAACGATGA
- the paaB gene encoding 1,2-phenylacetyl-CoA epoxidase subunit PaaB: MSAGWPLWEVFVRPRRGLAHTHAGSLHAPDAAMALRNARDLYTRRQEGVSVWVVPSDAVVASGDELDPAPDKPYRHPTYYSVPDGAPHL; the protein is encoded by the coding sequence ATGAGCGCCGGGTGGCCGCTGTGGGAGGTGTTCGTGCGGCCGCGCCGCGGTCTCGCGCACACGCACGCGGGCAGCCTGCACGCGCCGGACGCCGCGATGGCGCTGCGCAACGCCCGCGACCTCTACACGCGTCGCCAGGAGGGCGTCTCCGTCTGGGTGGTGCCGAGCGACGCGGTCGTCGCGTCCGGGGACGAGCTGGATCCGGCGCCGGACAAGCCGTACCGGCATCCCACGTACTACTCGGTGCCGGACGGGGCGCCGCACCTGTGA
- the paaA gene encoding 1,2-phenylacetyl-CoA epoxidase subunit PaaA — protein MDGIDELTREERFDALVAAEEKVEPADWMPEAYRKGLIRQIAQHAHSEIIGMQPEGSWITRAPSLKRKAILLAKVQDEAGHGLYLYAAAETLGVTRDELVDHLVQGRQKYSSIFNYPTLTWADIGAIGWLVDGAAIVNQVPLCRCSYGPYARAMVRICKEESFHQRQGYELLHTLAHGTPAQHAMAQDALDRWWYPSLAMFGPPDTDSVHSARSIQWKIKRFSNDELRQRFVDMCVPQAEVLGLRIPDDNLRWNPDRGAHDFTPPDYDELKRVITGDGPCNAERMAHRRAAHDDGAWVREAAAAYASKRAA, from the coding sequence ATGGACGGCATCGATGAGCTGACCCGCGAGGAACGCTTCGACGCCCTGGTCGCGGCCGAGGAGAAGGTCGAGCCGGCCGACTGGATGCCGGAGGCGTACCGGAAGGGGCTGATCCGCCAGATCGCCCAGCACGCCCACTCCGAGATCATCGGCATGCAGCCGGAGGGCTCCTGGATCACCCGGGCGCCGAGCCTGAAGCGCAAGGCCATCCTGCTGGCCAAGGTGCAGGACGAGGCCGGCCACGGCCTCTATCTCTACGCGGCGGCGGAGACGCTCGGCGTCACCCGCGACGAACTGGTCGATCACCTCGTCCAGGGCCGGCAGAAGTACAGCTCGATCTTTAACTACCCCACGCTGACCTGGGCGGACATCGGTGCCATCGGCTGGCTGGTGGACGGTGCCGCGATCGTCAACCAGGTGCCGCTCTGCCGCTGCTCCTACGGGCCGTACGCACGGGCCATGGTCCGCATCTGCAAGGAGGAGTCGTTCCACCAGCGCCAGGGCTACGAGCTGCTGCACACGCTGGCGCACGGCACCCCGGCGCAGCACGCGATGGCGCAGGACGCGCTCGACCGCTGGTGGTACCCGTCGCTGGCGATGTTCGGCCCGCCGGACACGGACTCGGTCCACTCCGCGCGCTCGATCCAGTGGAAGATCAAGCGTTTCTCCAACGACGAGCTGCGCCAGCGTTTCGTCGACATGTGCGTGCCGCAGGCGGAGGTGCTCGGCCTGCGCATCCCCGACGACAACCTGCGGTGGAACCCGGACCGCGGCGCCCACGACTTCACGCCGCCCGACTACGACGAGCTGAAGCGCGTCATCACCGGCGACGGCCCGTGCAACGCCGAGCGCATGGCCCACCGCCGCGCCGCCCACGACGACGGCGCCTGGGTCCGCGAGGCGGCTGCCGCTTACGCCTCGAAGCGGGCGGCATGA